In Paractinoplanes brasiliensis, the following proteins share a genomic window:
- a CDS encoding GNAT family N-acetyltransferase, giving the protein MLIATERLVLRRFRPGDAPVLAAYRSDPDVARYQSWDAPFPLLRAETAVANFIASDPDRPGWFQYAVERTADRVLVGDVAVHLHDNLQQAEIGFTVAKEHQRHGYAREAVSAVLDRLFRLQGLHKVAGECDSRNVASASLMERLGFIREGLLRQQTYIKGEWTDDLIYGLLSDEWLLR; this is encoded by the coding sequence ATGCTGATCGCGACCGAACGGCTCGTCCTGCGGCGCTTCCGCCCGGGTGACGCGCCCGTGCTCGCCGCCTACCGGTCGGATCCGGACGTCGCCCGCTACCAGTCGTGGGACGCGCCGTTCCCGTTGCTGCGGGCCGAGACCGCCGTGGCCAACTTCATCGCCTCCGATCCCGACAGGCCGGGCTGGTTCCAGTACGCCGTGGAGCGCACCGCCGACCGCGTGCTCGTCGGCGACGTCGCGGTCCACCTGCACGACAACCTCCAGCAGGCCGAGATCGGATTCACCGTGGCCAAGGAGCACCAGCGGCACGGGTACGCCCGCGAGGCCGTGAGCGCCGTGCTCGACCGCCTGTTCCGGCTGCAGGGGCTGCACAAGGTGGCGGGGGAGTGCGACTCCCGCAACGTCGCGTCGGCCTCGCTGATGGAACGGCTCGGGTTCATCCGCGAGGGACTGCTGCGGCAGCAGACCTATATCAAGGGCGAGTGGACCGACGACCTCATTTACGGGCTTCTCTCCGACGAGTGGCTGCTCCGCTGA
- a CDS encoding DUF4240 domain-containing protein: MDLDGFWALIERSARQRNQDERADWLTGQLTRLSPAEIEEFEILHYGLRDRADTWHLWGAAVLVCDGASDDGFWYFQAWLIGQGREVFEAAVADPDSLAEAPAIRALAGRDPDDWAEDEWPDWELLDYVASEAYEEVTDGDDLDDALEARGLLFRSSPEPSDPRFDLGDPSERRRRYPRLSALFDPVPSL; the protein is encoded by the coding sequence GTGGATCTCGACGGATTCTGGGCGCTGATCGAGCGCAGCGCGCGCCAGAGAAATCAGGACGAGCGGGCCGACTGGCTGACCGGGCAGCTGACCAGGCTGTCCCCGGCCGAGATCGAGGAATTCGAGATCCTGCACTACGGCCTGCGTGACCGCGCCGACACGTGGCACCTGTGGGGCGCCGCGGTCCTGGTCTGTGACGGCGCGTCCGACGACGGGTTCTGGTATTTCCAGGCGTGGCTGATCGGGCAGGGCCGCGAGGTCTTCGAGGCAGCCGTGGCCGATCCCGACTCACTGGCCGAGGCGCCGGCGATCCGCGCGCTGGCCGGCCGCGACCCCGACGACTGGGCCGAGGACGAGTGGCCCGACTGGGAGCTGCTCGACTACGTCGCCTCCGAGGCGTATGAGGAGGTCACCGACGGCGACGACCTCGACGACGCGCTCGAGGCCCGCGGCTTGCTCTTCCGCTCGTCGCCCGAGCCGAGCGACCCCCGGTTCGACCTCGGCGACCCGTCCGAGCGCCGCCGTCGCTACCCGCGGCTGAGCGCGCTGTTCGACCCCGTCCCGTCCCTGTGA